In Thermococcus sp. JdF3, a genomic segment contains:
- a CDS encoding helix-turn-helix domain-containing protein, translating to MRLKGAAILMLITLTLLHGVSAYTVSSLVLTVYNDGYVKVEYEILPAEYSSQIELPLLGDHYENVIVEDGSGNPVNFRLENGSLLIYSGDAGIVKVSYYTSDLTAKEGMVWTLHVATNDSFTVVLPENAIVVDLSDIPLEIAGNSITMPPGNQSVSYTLNGRGAGSEGGTESSAYLLILAGLGVIGGFAYALWRRKGGGKSMPTREEFQARLENLDLNEEEKRALLYIFDKGGKASQAEVREAIGLPKTTAWRMFKRLERKGLVKVLKGRKENWVELRF from the coding sequence ATGAGACTCAAAGGGGCCGCAATCCTCATGCTGATAACGCTCACCCTCCTGCACGGGGTTAGTGCCTATACCGTCTCATCCCTGGTTTTGACGGTCTACAATGACGGCTACGTCAAGGTTGAATATGAAATCCTGCCCGCGGAGTATTCCTCCCAGATTGAACTTCCCCTCCTCGGTGACCATTACGAAAACGTTATCGTTGAAGACGGGAGCGGAAACCCCGTAAACTTCCGGCTTGAGAACGGAAGCCTCCTCATATATTCCGGGGACGCCGGCATAGTCAAGGTCTCCTACTATACCTCCGACCTGACCGCGAAGGAAGGCATGGTGTGGACGCTTCACGTTGCGACCAACGATTCCTTCACTGTAGTACTGCCTGAGAACGCCATAGTGGTCGACCTGAGCGATATACCCCTCGAAATAGCGGGGAACTCGATAACCATGCCTCCCGGAAACCAGAGCGTCTCCTACACACTCAACGGCAGAGGGGCTGGCAGTGAGGGCGGAACGGAGAGTTCGGCGTATCTGCTAATCCTGGCCGGTCTTGGAGTGATCGGAGGTTTCGCCTACGCGCTCTGGAGAAGGAAAGGCGGAGGAAAATCAATGCCCACCCGGGAGGAATTCCAAGCCCGGCTGGAAAACCTCGACCTCAACGAGGAGGAGAAGCGCGCGCTGCTCTACATCTTCGACAAGGGCGGAAAGGCCAGTCAGGCAGAGGTTCGCGAAGCGATAGGTCTACCCAAAACCACCGCCTGGAGGATGTTCAAGCGCCTTGAGAGGAAGGGTCTGGTGAAGGTTCTTAAGGGCAGGAAGGAAAACTGGGTGGAGCTCAGGTTTTAG
- a CDS encoding sulfite exporter TauE/SafE family protein → MLNPVMAVLIGALIGTIAGLFGVGGGFLIVPSLVFLGLPIHVAIGTSLACITISSLSSAYAHIRAGRVLYRVAFLKEAFSIPAAVIGAYLSGMLNSNVLEAVFGLLLIYVAHIFIRKSDVRNRGEALRINYRKVPLIGALSGLTSGLLGVSGGVLNVPLFHTLAGLPVNYAVGTSSLALFFTALVGTATHIGLGQVDLQTALLLSPGLIIGAAVGARLVPKLQPRRFKILFSGLLILVAVRLLLRALKGF, encoded by the coding sequence ATGCTTAACCCGGTGATGGCGGTTTTAATCGGTGCACTCATAGGCACGATAGCGGGCCTCTTCGGGGTAGGGGGCGGGTTCCTCATCGTCCCCTCCCTGGTGTTCCTTGGACTGCCCATTCACGTGGCTATCGGAACCAGCCTCGCCTGTATCACGATAAGCTCCCTATCCTCCGCCTACGCCCACATCCGGGCCGGCAGGGTTCTCTACAGGGTGGCCTTTCTGAAGGAGGCCTTTTCAATTCCGGCCGCGGTGATAGGCGCGTACCTCTCGGGGATGCTGAACTCAAACGTGCTGGAGGCAGTATTCGGGCTTCTCCTAATCTACGTTGCCCACATCTTCATCAGGAAAAGCGATGTAAGAAACCGCGGGGAGGCTTTGAGGATAAACTATAGAAAGGTTCCGCTGATCGGTGCCCTCTCCGGTCTAACCTCCGGACTTCTGGGGGTCAGCGGGGGCGTACTGAACGTTCCCCTCTTCCACACCCTCGCGGGCCTCCCCGTGAACTACGCGGTCGGAACGTCCAGCCTCGCCCTGTTCTTCACGGCCCTGGTGGGAACGGCCACCCACATCGGACTTGGGCAGGTGGACCTTCAAACGGCGCTCCTGCTCTCCCCCGGCCTCATAATAGGGGCCGCCGTGGGGGCCAGACTGGTTCCAAAGCTGCAGCCGAGGCGGTTTAAGATACTGTTCTCAGGGCTTCTGATACTGGTCGCGGTGAGGCTCCTCCTCAGGGCACTCAAAGGTTTTTAA
- a CDS encoding sulfite exporter TauE/SafE family protein — protein sequence MLKYVGYFAVGVFIGILAALFGLGGGFLIVPTLNFLGVEIHHAVGTSSAAVVFTSLSSAIAYSRQKRIHYKVGLLLASTAVIGAYIGAWLTSFISAAQLKVIFGLALVVVAVRIYRKKTAEPGEVKLEEVGVNYRLVPIGGFFAGIASGLLGVGGGIINVPFLTYLGLPIHYAVATSSFAIVFTATAGALKHYAMGNVETQWLVLLVPGLIIGAQLGARIAKRTRASSLKRAFAVVMALLALRMILKGLGLPVP from the coding sequence TTGCTCAAATACGTCGGCTACTTCGCAGTCGGAGTATTCATCGGCATCCTTGCGGCGCTCTTTGGTCTTGGAGGTGGATTCCTGATAGTTCCGACGCTGAACTTCCTCGGCGTCGAGATACACCACGCGGTGGGCACATCAAGCGCGGCAGTTGTATTCACCTCCCTCAGCTCGGCGATAGCGTACTCAAGGCAGAAGAGGATACACTACAAGGTCGGCCTCCTGCTTGCCTCAACGGCCGTAATCGGTGCCTACATCGGTGCGTGGCTCACGAGCTTCATAAGTGCCGCCCAGCTGAAGGTCATCTTCGGTCTCGCCCTTGTAGTAGTCGCTGTCAGGATATACAGAAAGAAGACGGCCGAGCCGGGTGAGGTCAAACTTGAGGAAGTGGGGGTCAACTACAGGCTGGTGCCGATTGGAGGTTTCTTCGCGGGAATCGCCAGCGGTCTCCTCGGCGTCGGCGGGGGAATAATCAACGTGCCCTTCCTGACGTACCTCGGCCTCCCCATACACTACGCGGTGGCGACTTCAAGCTTTGCGATAGTGTTCACAGCAACCGCTGGAGCGCTCAAGCACTACGCCATGGGCAACGTGGAGACGCAGTGGCTCGTCCTCCTCGTGCCGGGACTGATAATCGGCGCTCAGCTCGGTGCGAGGATAGCGAAGAGGACGAGGGCGAGCAGTCTTAAGAGGGCCTTCGCGGTCGTCATGGCTCTCCTGGCTCTGAGGATGATCCTGAAGGGTCTTGGCCTTCCGGTTCCGTGA
- a CDS encoding M42 family metallopeptidase — protein MLVDELREITRVPGISGYEEKVREKIEEWLEPYADYTVDTIGNLVVELGEGELKAIFMAHMDEIGLLVTGIRPDGKLTFRKIGGIDDRLLYGRHLDVITESGRLDGVIGALPVHLNLERKFDTVPWSKLAIDIGAESREEAEELGVKVLDYAVFKKHFAVLNGRYVSTRSLDDRFGVVALVEAIKDLVDHDLDGKWIFAFTVQEEIGLKGARFLAERYTPRYAFAVDSFACCGELTGDVRLGGGAVIRAVDNSAIYTRRLARKVAEIASRNGIPLQIGVTGGGTDASVFQGKSEVLALSVPMRYLHSEVETLHLADLEALIKLIEAIAFEL, from the coding sequence ATGCTCGTTGATGAACTGAGGGAAATCACCCGGGTTCCGGGGATTTCCGGCTACGAGGAAAAGGTCAGGGAAAAGATAGAGGAGTGGCTTGAGCCCTACGCCGACTACACGGTTGACACGATTGGAAACCTCGTCGTCGAGCTCGGCGAGGGCGAGCTAAAGGCCATCTTCATGGCCCACATGGACGAGATAGGGCTTCTCGTGACGGGCATAAGGCCCGACGGAAAGCTGACCTTCAGGAAAATCGGCGGCATAGACGACAGGTTGCTCTACGGCAGACACCTCGACGTGATAACCGAGAGCGGGAGGCTCGACGGCGTCATTGGCGCCCTTCCGGTGCACCTCAACCTTGAACGGAAGTTCGACACCGTTCCATGGAGCAAGCTCGCCATAGACATCGGGGCTGAAAGCCGGGAGGAGGCTGAAGAGCTCGGCGTTAAGGTGCTCGACTACGCGGTCTTCAAGAAGCACTTTGCGGTTCTCAACGGCCGCTACGTCTCCACCCGCTCCCTCGATGACCGCTTTGGGGTCGTTGCCCTCGTGGAGGCGATAAAGGATCTGGTTGACCACGACTTGGATGGGAAGTGGATTTTCGCCTTCACCGTGCAGGAGGAGATTGGCCTCAAGGGCGCCCGCTTTTTGGCGGAGCGTTACACTCCGAGATACGCCTTCGCCGTCGATTCCTTTGCCTGCTGTGGCGAGCTAACGGGTGACGTCCGCCTCGGCGGAGGAGCGGTGATAAGGGCAGTGGACAACTCGGCCATCTACACGAGGAGGCTCGCCAGAAAGGTCGCGGAAATAGCGTCGAGGAACGGGATTCCCCTCCAGATTGGCGTAACCGGCGGCGGAACGGACGCGTCAGTCTTCCAGGGCAAGAGTGAGGTTCTCGCTTTGAGCGTTCCGATGAGGTACCTCCACAGCGAGGTGGAGACCCTCCATCTGGCCGACCTTGAGGCACTGATAAAGCTTATAGAGGCGATAGCCTTCGAACTGTGA
- a CDS encoding 2-hydroxyacid dehydrogenase, which yields MRPRVAVLFKMKSKPVEELRKYADVEFILYPSVDELKEKIGEFDGVIISPLNRFPREVIESAERLKVISCHSAGYDHVDVETATRKGIYVTKVAGVLSEAVAEFAVGLTIALLRKIAYADRFIRSGNWDSHRTVWGGFKEIETLYGKRVGILGMGAIGKAIARRMKAMGTEILYWSRSRKPDIEEEAGARYLPLDDVLRESDIVILALPSTPQTHHIINEERLKLLEGKYLVNIGRGSLVDENAIMKSLKEGKLKGYATDVFENEPVQEHELFKHEWETVLTPHYAGLSREAMEDMGFQAVRNLLAVLRGEVPETLVNREVLKIRPPEKVRML from the coding sequence ATGAGGCCTAGGGTGGCCGTTCTCTTCAAGATGAAGAGCAAGCCCGTTGAGGAGCTCAGGAAATACGCGGACGTTGAATTCATCCTGTATCCAAGCGTCGATGAGCTCAAAGAAAAGATAGGCGAGTTTGATGGCGTCATAATCTCCCCGCTGAACAGGTTTCCGCGCGAAGTCATCGAGAGTGCCGAGCGGTTAAAGGTCATCAGCTGTCATTCCGCCGGCTACGACCACGTTGACGTTGAGACGGCAACGAGGAAGGGGATATACGTGACCAAGGTGGCGGGAGTTCTCAGCGAGGCCGTTGCCGAGTTCGCCGTTGGCCTGACCATAGCACTCCTCAGGAAGATAGCCTACGCCGACAGGTTTATCCGCTCAGGAAACTGGGACTCCCACAGGACGGTGTGGGGTGGTTTCAAGGAGATAGAGACCCTCTACGGCAAAAGGGTCGGAATCCTCGGCATGGGGGCGATAGGAAAGGCCATAGCCCGGAGAATGAAGGCGATGGGGACGGAGATACTCTACTGGTCCCGCTCGCGGAAGCCCGATATAGAGGAGGAGGCCGGTGCCAGGTACCTCCCCCTCGACGACGTCCTGAGGGAGAGCGATATCGTGATTTTGGCCCTACCATCCACACCGCAGACCCACCACATCATCAACGAGGAAAGGCTCAAGCTCCTCGAAGGCAAATACCTCGTCAATATTGGCCGCGGGAGCCTGGTTGATGAGAACGCCATCATGAAATCCCTCAAGGAAGGGAAACTGAAGGGGTACGCGACGGATGTATTCGAGAACGAGCCAGTGCAGGAGCACGAGCTTTTCAAACATGAGTGGGAGACGGTTCTAACGCCCCACTACGCGGGCCTTTCGAGAGAAGCCATGGAGGACATGGGCTTCCAGGCCGTTAGGAACCTCCTGGCTGTTCTTAGGGGTGAGGTTCCGGAGACGCTCGTGAACAGGGAGGTTCTCAAGATACGTCCGCCCGAGAAGGTTAGGATGCTCTGA
- the proS gene encoding proline--tRNA ligase — MSKVERKKWSENFSEWYNELIEIAGIQDKRYPVKGMNIWLPYGLKIMRNIERFVHSEMERTGHDEVLFPALIPETEFQKEAEHIAGFEGEVFWVTHAGHDPLDIRLILRPTSETAMYSMFSLWIRSHADLPFKVYQIVNTYRYETKHTRPLIRVREISRFFEAHTAHDSYEDAERQIKEDLEIFDGLARFLAIPYIISKRPDWDKFPGAYYSLGAEVMMPDGRTLQIGTMHNYRQNFAKAYNIQYETETGDHEFVHQTTFGMSERLLAAVIAIHGDDRGMVLPPTIAPIQVVIVPIPKKDAEADVFAYAREIAEELRAAGIRVHIDERDIRPGRKFYDWELKGVPLRVEVGPRDVEGKKAVLARRDTLEKLVVEREDIVEEVRKTLDAIHENLHKRAGEFLESHIKRVGTIEEARAVFEDRRGIVEIPWCGEESCGLEMEEALDAKMLGTPYPEEKAKAPEGKKCPVCGREARFIARFARTY, encoded by the coding sequence ATGAGTAAGGTCGAGCGGAAGAAATGGAGCGAGAATTTCAGCGAGTGGTACAACGAGCTTATCGAGATCGCTGGAATTCAGGACAAGCGCTATCCTGTCAAGGGAATGAACATCTGGCTGCCCTACGGCCTCAAGATAATGAGAAACATCGAACGCTTCGTCCATTCCGAGATGGAGAGAACGGGCCACGATGAGGTTCTGTTCCCGGCGCTCATCCCTGAAACCGAGTTCCAGAAGGAGGCCGAGCATATAGCCGGCTTCGAGGGCGAGGTCTTCTGGGTCACCCACGCTGGCCACGACCCGCTCGATATCAGGCTGATCCTCAGACCGACGAGCGAGACCGCTATGTACTCGATGTTCTCGCTCTGGATACGCTCTCACGCTGACCTTCCCTTCAAAGTTTATCAGATTGTCAACACCTACCGCTACGAAACGAAGCATACAAGGCCCCTCATCCGCGTCCGTGAGATAAGCAGGTTCTTTGAGGCCCACACGGCCCACGACAGCTACGAGGACGCCGAGAGGCAGATAAAGGAGGACCTCGAGATATTTGACGGCCTCGCGAGGTTCCTTGCGATACCGTACATAATCTCCAAGAGACCCGACTGGGACAAGTTCCCCGGCGCTTACTACTCCCTCGGCGCCGAGGTCATGATGCCCGACGGCAGGACGCTGCAGATTGGAACCATGCACAATTACCGCCAGAACTTTGCGAAGGCATACAACATCCAGTACGAGACCGAAACCGGCGACCACGAGTTCGTCCACCAGACGACGTTCGGAATGAGCGAGCGCCTTTTGGCAGCGGTCATAGCCATACACGGCGACGACAGGGGAATGGTTCTGCCCCCCACGATAGCCCCCATACAGGTCGTAATCGTGCCGATTCCCAAGAAGGATGCCGAGGCTGACGTCTTCGCCTACGCCCGTGAGATAGCGGAGGAGCTGAGGGCGGCGGGAATAAGGGTTCACATTGACGAGCGCGACATAAGGCCCGGCAGGAAGTTCTACGACTGGGAGCTCAAGGGGGTTCCCCTCCGCGTGGAAGTCGGTCCGAGGGACGTTGAAGGCAAGAAAGCGGTCCTTGCGAGGCGCGATACCCTTGAGAAGCTCGTGGTGGAGCGCGAGGACATAGTTGAGGAGGTCAGGAAGACCCTTGACGCGATCCACGAGAACCTTCACAAACGTGCCGGGGAGTTCCTTGAGAGCCACATAAAGCGCGTCGGGACCATAGAGGAGGCCAGGGCAGTCTTTGAGGACAGACGCGGCATTGTTGAGATTCCCTGGTGCGGCGAGGAGAGCTGCGGTCTCGAGATGGAGGAAGCCCTCGACGCCAAGATGCTCGGAACTCCCTATCCGGAGGAGAAGGCCAAAGCCCCCGAAGGCAAGAAGTGTCCCGTCTGCGGCAGGGAGGCCAGGTTCATAGCGAGGTTCGCGAGAACCTACTGA
- a CDS encoding pyrolysin: MKRVAALFAILMIMMVPFAGAATAAKPQDPRASIITQTKLWYYLYIGGESKFHRLYNESVSAGIDNTTLQTVMQLYENASAEYKVALSYGNPLESKNIAWLPFIVHMRKAYVTLRDAISLLEDALKGLEARNA, translated from the coding sequence ATGAAGAGAGTTGCTGCACTCTTTGCCATTTTGATGATTATGATGGTCCCCTTTGCGGGGGCTGCAACCGCGGCGAAGCCCCAGGACCCGAGGGCCAGTATAATAACGCAGACGAAGCTGTGGTACTACCTCTACATCGGAGGGGAGTCCAAATTCCACAGGCTCTACAATGAGAGCGTCAGCGCCGGCATCGACAACACCACCCTTCAGACAGTAATGCAGCTCTACGAGAACGCCAGTGCCGAATACAAGGTTGCCCTGTCCTACGGCAACCCTCTCGAATCCAAGAACATAGCCTGGCTCCCGTTCATCGTTCACATGAGAAAGGCATACGTTACCCTCAGGGATGCCATTTCGCTCCTTGAAGATGCCCTCAAGGGGCTCGAGGCCCGGAATGCATGA
- a CDS encoding carbamoyltransferase, with protein sequence MILGIHDGHDAGAVLIDGGRIFAVNEERLNRIKKYRGFPRMSVAKVLEMAGASPEDVEAIAVAGIFRKQKRLLELEENLRRIFGADFKKKVIFVEHHLAHSAGAYHTAGWREAIALSIDAAGDGLSSSIYVARDGEMIRIAQSTYIDSLGDFYASVTELLGFKPMRHEGKVMSLAAYGKPAYDLSSIIELNGLSFDNHLGVIGVEATRKLAELFDYPLRHAREIALQMKRGKLEGKLQKKATEIAASAQAHLERLIEELGLGLRGQELPVAYAGGVAQNVKANAVLRHIVGDDNLWVFPAMDDGGLAFGAAVFVKAQFERLDGKWRPSKLEHIYLGPSYGREEVEEFLKMEGVEFEEVDDVPGLVADALVEGKLAGFFQGAMEFGPRALGNRSILADPRNEEVKERLNVALKRDVFQPFAPSLLWEKAREYLEDLNGLPNEFMTMSYTASEGFREAAPAVVHVDGTTRPQAVRKETNPAYYDVIKAFERKTGLGAVLNTSFNMHGEPIVCSPEDALRTFRAAGLDVFVVEGFAVWKESRP encoded by the coding sequence ATGATACTTGGAATCCACGACGGTCACGACGCTGGTGCAGTGCTGATAGACGGCGGAAGGATATTCGCGGTAAACGAGGAGAGACTGAACAGGATCAAGAAGTACCGCGGCTTTCCAAGGATGAGCGTGGCGAAAGTCCTCGAAATGGCTGGGGCATCGCCGGAGGACGTTGAGGCCATAGCGGTCGCTGGCATATTCAGGAAGCAAAAACGCCTTCTGGAGCTTGAGGAGAACCTCAGGAGAATATTCGGAGCAGACTTCAAGAAGAAAGTCATCTTCGTCGAGCATCACCTGGCCCACTCCGCGGGTGCATACCACACCGCAGGCTGGCGTGAGGCGATAGCGCTGAGCATAGACGCCGCGGGAGACGGGCTAAGCTCTTCGATATACGTGGCGAGAGATGGGGAAATGATCAGGATCGCACAGAGCACCTACATCGACTCCCTCGGAGATTTCTACGCCTCCGTTACCGAGCTTTTAGGATTCAAGCCCATGCGGCACGAGGGCAAGGTCATGAGCCTGGCGGCATACGGGAAACCAGCTTACGACCTGAGCTCAATAATAGAGCTCAACGGGCTGAGCTTCGACAACCATCTCGGAGTAATCGGGGTCGAAGCGACTAGGAAGCTCGCAGAGCTCTTTGATTACCCCCTCAGACACGCCAGGGAGATCGCCCTCCAGATGAAGCGCGGAAAGCTTGAGGGTAAGCTTCAGAAAAAGGCCACAGAGATAGCCGCCAGCGCTCAGGCACACCTGGAAAGGCTGATCGAAGAGCTCGGCCTCGGACTCAGAGGGCAGGAACTTCCCGTTGCCTACGCAGGTGGAGTTGCCCAAAACGTCAAGGCCAACGCTGTGCTGAGGCACATCGTCGGGGACGATAACCTGTGGGTCTTTCCGGCGATGGACGACGGCGGTCTGGCCTTCGGCGCCGCGGTTTTTGTGAAAGCCCAGTTCGAGAGGCTCGACGGGAAGTGGAGGCCCTCCAAACTGGAGCACATTTATCTTGGCCCATCCTACGGAAGGGAAGAAGTTGAAGAGTTCCTGAAGATGGAGGGCGTTGAGTTTGAGGAGGTGGATGACGTCCCGGGCCTCGTCGCGGACGCCCTCGTTGAGGGCAAGCTGGCCGGATTCTTCCAGGGGGCAATGGAGTTCGGACCGAGGGCCCTAGGCAACCGCTCAATTTTGGCGGACCCGAGGAACGAGGAGGTCAAAGAGAGGCTCAACGTTGCCCTGAAGCGCGACGTCTTCCAGCCCTTCGCGCCTTCCCTGCTGTGGGAGAAGGCCAGGGAGTACCTCGAAGACCTGAACGGCTTGCCAAACGAGTTCATGACCATGAGCTACACGGCGAGTGAGGGGTTCAGAGAAGCCGCTCCCGCCGTTGTTCACGTGGACGGGACGACCAGGCCTCAGGCCGTAAGGAAGGAAACCAATCCAGCTTATTACGACGTAATCAAAGCCTTCGAGCGGAAGACGGGCCTGGGCGCGGTGCTGAACACGAGCTTCAACATGCACGGCGAGCCGATAGTCTGCTCTCCAGAGGACGCGCTGAGAACCTTCAGAGCGGCGGGGTTGGACGTCTTTGTGGTAGAGGGGTTCGCAGTTTGGAAGGAGAGCAGGCCTTGA
- a CDS encoding ATP-binding protein yields MILTSKFIDRERELEFLRDRYSSGGAELIILYGRRRIGKTYLLQRFLSEVGGLYLLAEESETVLEDFSEKLADYFNDPVLRENPLRNWRAFFAYLSEKSSERLVVVIDEVQYVAKAHREFLSVLQKYWDTSLSKTKIMLILCGSLVSFMEGILSAKSPVYGRRTGAWKVEEMDFFSARKFHQISLEEAIHVYAVFGGVPQYWADYNPSMGFWENIRRLLLSRGAKYYDEPKYLLREELRDVSRYFSILRAIALGYNRFSQIADKARIEKNSLGKYLGVLQGMGYVTEEFPVTGGRRGIYRISDNLFAFWFRFVYPLRGEIEMGLDVVEDIKADFNRYLGFVFEKVAEQFLVGLNRVGSLPFRFTRIGRWWHKSQEIDLLALNEREKRALFIEVKWKELSEREAEGILRDLERKAELVGLDGWEKGYGLVARKADEKENLRSRGWLVWDLEDFEMLNLED; encoded by the coding sequence ATGATACTCACGAGTAAGTTTATTGACAGGGAGCGGGAGCTTGAGTTCTTGAGGGATAGATACAGTTCTGGGGGTGCAGAGCTGATAATTCTCTACGGGCGGAGGAGGATAGGTAAGACCTACCTCCTTCAGCGGTTCCTCTCGGAGGTCGGTGGACTTTACCTTCTCGCCGAGGAGAGCGAGACCGTTCTCGAGGACTTTTCAGAGAAACTGGCCGACTACTTCAACGATCCGGTGCTGAGGGAGAACCCGTTGAGGAACTGGAGGGCTTTCTTTGCATATCTCTCTGAAAAAAGCTCGGAAAGGCTAGTGGTTGTCATAGACGAGGTTCAGTACGTGGCCAAGGCCCACAGGGAGTTCCTCAGCGTCCTCCAGAAGTACTGGGACACGAGTCTTTCAAAAACGAAGATAATGCTAATCCTCTGCGGCTCTCTTGTTTCGTTCATGGAGGGGATCCTCTCGGCAAAATCGCCGGTGTACGGCAGAAGAACCGGTGCATGGAAGGTTGAGGAGATGGACTTCTTCAGCGCGAGGAAGTTTCACCAGATAAGCCTTGAGGAGGCAATCCATGTTTACGCCGTCTTCGGCGGTGTTCCCCAGTACTGGGCCGACTACAACCCCAGTATGGGCTTTTGGGAGAACATCAGAAGGCTGCTCCTCTCCAGGGGGGCCAAGTACTACGACGAGCCGAAATACCTCCTCCGCGAGGAGCTGAGGGACGTCTCGCGCTACTTCTCAATTCTCAGGGCGATAGCTCTCGGCTACAACCGCTTCAGCCAGATAGCCGATAAGGCGCGGATTGAAAAGAACTCCCTCGGCAAATACCTCGGCGTTCTTCAGGGGATGGGCTACGTAACTGAGGAGTTCCCAGTTACCGGTGGGAGGAGGGGAATCTACAGGATAAGCGACAACCTCTTCGCCTTCTGGTTCCGTTTCGTTTACCCCCTTCGGGGCGAGATCGAGATGGGCCTCGACGTCGTTGAGGACATCAAGGCGGACTTCAACCGCTACCTCGGCTTCGTCTTCGAGAAAGTCGCCGAGCAGTTTCTGGTCGGGCTCAACAGGGTTGGAAGCCTTCCGTTCAGGTTCACCAGGATTGGAAGATGGTGGCACAAGAGCCAAGAAATCGACCTGCTTGCTCTGAACGAGCGTGAGAAGAGGGCCCTTTTCATCGAGGTTAAGTGGAAGGAGCTGAGCGAGAGGGAAGCGGAGGGGATTCTTAGAGACCTTGAAAGAAAGGCCGAGCTTGTTGGGCTCGACGGGTGGGAGAAAGGCTATGGGCTTGTTGCGAGGAAGGCCGATGAAAAGGAGAACCTGAGGAGCAGGGGTTGGCTTGTGTGGGATCTGGAGGATTTTGAAATGCTCAATCTGGAGGATTAA